A section of the Bacillus sp. HSf4 genome encodes:
- a CDS encoding alpha/beta-type small acid-soluble spore protein: MAQQNRQNSSNQLLVPGAAQAIDQMKFEIASEFGVNLGADTTSRANGSVGGEITKRLVSFAQQQMGGPQQ; encoded by the coding sequence ATGGCTCAACAAAACAGACAAAACAGTTCTAACCAACTATTGGTTCCTGGCGCTGCTCAAGCTATCGACCAAATGAAGTTTGAAATCGCTTCTGAATTCGGCGTTAACCTTGGTGCAGACACTACTTCTCGTGCAAACGGTTCAGTTGGAGGAGAAATCACTAAGCGTTTAGTTTCTTTCGCTCAACAGCAAATGGGTGGACCACAACAATAA
- a CDS encoding HlyD family efflux transporter periplasmic adaptor subunit: MSKGRLVIINMIGIIALLTLIAVCGYYYYQNQHYVTTDEAEVSANMTKITAPASGKLSGWSAKEGDHISDGDKLGEISDGQQSVSVKALSDGTLVKHAAVNHQIVNAGDVIGQTAHMDDLYITANIKETELHDIEKGDKVEITVDGDPDATFEGKVEEIGYVTNSVFSMLPQINTSGDYTKVTEKVQVKISIQNPSAKVLPGMNAEVKITL, from the coding sequence ATGAGTAAAGGACGTTTGGTGATCATCAATATGATCGGTATTATCGCACTTTTAACGCTTATCGCTGTATGCGGGTATTACTATTATCAAAATCAACATTATGTCACGACAGATGAAGCAGAGGTTTCCGCCAACATGACAAAAATAACGGCTCCGGCATCAGGGAAATTAAGCGGCTGGAGTGCAAAAGAAGGTGATCATATTTCAGACGGAGACAAGCTCGGAGAAATATCAGACGGCCAGCAGTCGGTATCCGTCAAGGCTCTATCCGACGGAACACTGGTCAAACATGCAGCCGTCAATCATCAAATCGTAAACGCGGGGGATGTCATCGGCCAAACTGCTCATATGGATGACCTTTATATTACAGCCAATATTAAAGAAACGGAATTGCACGACATCGAAAAGGGCGATAAAGTGGAGATTACAGTTGATGGAGACCCTGATGCAACGTTTGAAGGAAAAGTCGAGGAGATCGGATATGTGACAAATTCGGTATTTTCGATGCTTCCGCAAATCAATACAAGCGGGGACTATACGAAAGTCACCGAAAAAGTCCAAGTGAAGATCTCGATTCAAAATCCGTCCGCCAAAGTGCTGCCCGGCATGAATGCAGAAGTTAAAATTACGCTATAA
- a CDS encoding MFS transporter, whose amino-acid sequence MGPSAATIQGSKKMGIPKYFIISVLTILAIGPQYFLNLSYTLSQVVIQNGLHLSPDDMRIPSILSNLAFALGVPLGRIFSRRFGIRNSYLTFITLFLFGSLIDAFSTGLLSLIAGRVIQGLSAGMLFLTILPVKLISFPNKIRNLFLFFVISGLFGASAIGAVFGSLSLSADAWRWVFILNICSPALCLVIGFFSLPKQTAEEREHHSIDKTGVLMLSLLMIVLAVPLINLQKTGVHSFYVWPFFLAGFIILALFIITDLRPPDPLVPFRSLWSAKAVSGTVMAVVSHIALIVSLAGINGFLENIADASFDNLTRFYMCFFTGILATAVLSTLLYDQVGAGLLGCVGAVEMIIVGLEWRSVQPGVPMESLYLHAFLLGSGVSMVLVSGALGTALAGDIHQASKRSVSLHFIRNFAGAWAAPVFGWFASMKNAVHYEMIRGHVSETDPEIQLELSKMIHHFVSTGLSLGDAKNMAAYTVVANARKASALGAYHDLFTILLWLSVILLAASIGKAATGKGRSLVQKRLHLPEPSANQQKEIG is encoded by the coding sequence ATGGGTCCATCCGCTGCGACAATTCAAGGGTCTAAAAAAATGGGCATTCCGAAATATTTTATCATTTCGGTTTTAACGATATTGGCCATTGGCCCGCAATACTTTCTCAATCTTTCCTATACGCTGAGCCAGGTCGTCATTCAAAATGGACTGCATCTGTCACCGGACGATATGCGGATCCCGTCCATTTTGTCAAACCTTGCTTTTGCTCTCGGTGTTCCGCTTGGACGTATATTTTCAAGAAGGTTCGGGATTAGGAACAGCTACTTGACCTTCATCACCTTATTTTTATTTGGTTCACTGATTGACGCGTTTTCAACAGGTTTGCTGTCGCTTATCGCCGGAAGGGTGATACAGGGATTGAGCGCCGGGATGTTATTTTTGACGATTCTCCCTGTCAAATTGATTTCGTTTCCGAACAAGATCCGCAACTTGTTTTTGTTTTTCGTCATCAGCGGATTGTTCGGCGCCTCTGCCATCGGGGCGGTGTTTGGTTCGCTGTCATTGAGCGCGGATGCATGGCGCTGGGTGTTTATATTAAATATTTGTTCGCCTGCCCTTTGTCTGGTGATCGGTTTCTTTTCTTTGCCTAAACAAACAGCAGAAGAGCGGGAGCATCATTCGATTGATAAGACGGGAGTATTGATGCTCTCATTACTCATGATTGTGTTGGCGGTGCCGCTTATCAATTTGCAGAAGACGGGTGTTCACTCTTTTTATGTGTGGCCGTTCTTTTTGGCTGGATTCATCATCTTGGCGTTGTTTATCATCACAGACTTGCGCCCCCCGGATCCGCTTGTGCCGTTTCGTTCGCTGTGGTCTGCAAAAGCCGTTTCCGGGACAGTCATGGCCGTTGTGTCACACATTGCACTCATTGTTTCTCTTGCCGGGATAAACGGATTTTTGGAAAATATTGCAGATGCTTCTTTTGACAATCTCACCCGCTTTTATATGTGTTTTTTCACGGGGATTTTAGCGACAGCCGTGCTCAGCACGCTTTTATATGATCAGGTTGGCGCCGGATTGCTCGGCTGCGTCGGCGCTGTGGAAATGATCATCGTCGGATTGGAATGGAGATCGGTTCAACCGGGTGTTCCGATGGAATCGTTATATCTTCATGCCTTTTTGCTTGGCAGCGGCGTCAGTATGGTATTGGTGTCGGGAGCGCTTGGCACAGCGCTGGCCGGCGATATCCATCAAGCTTCAAAACGGTCGGTTTCGCTTCATTTTATCCGCAATTTCGCCGGCGCCTGGGCTGCGCCGGTGTTCGGCTGGTTTGCTTCAATGAAGAATGCCGTCCACTATGAGATGATCAGGGGCCATGTCAGCGAGACTGATCCTGAAATCCAGCTGGAATTGTCAAAAATGATTCATCATTTTGTCAGCACCGGGCTCTCTCTCGGTGATGCGAAAAACATGGCGGCCTATACGGTTGTTGCGAATGCCAGAAAAGCTTCAGCTCTCGGTGCATATCATGACTTGTTTACCATACTGCTGTGGCTTAGCGTGATATTGCTCGCGGCTTCGATTGGAAAGGCGGCGACCGGAAAGGGAAGATCGCTCGTTCAAAAGCGGCTTCATCTGCCTGAGCCTTCAGCAAATCAACAAAAGGAGATAGGATAA
- the sppA gene encoding signal peptide peptidase SppA yields the protein MNPKRWIALVIALGIFGFSAVISLVLSVFDSFGEDGKMQFGLNDTQEETVLEQGSSSSKIAVLEVNGTIADNGGASSLLGSDGYNHRAFLKTLEKAKDDSAVKGIILRVNSPGGGVYESAEIHKKLEEIKKETKKPIYVSMGSMAASGGYYISTAADKIYAAPDTLTGSLGVIMESLNYSGLAEKLGLKTETIKSGEFKDIMSPTRDMTKKEREIMQGMVDDAYEGFVDVIADGRHMSESDVKKIADGRVYDGRQAKKINLVDELGYYEDVVKAMKKDHKSMAGASVVSYKESTGLSSLLSMSANKIFKSEVDFLNIKEAISQAGAPRAMYLYAK from the coding sequence ATGAATCCTAAAAGATGGATCGCGCTTGTAATCGCATTGGGGATTTTCGGGTTTTCTGCGGTTATAAGTCTTGTGCTGTCTGTATTTGACAGCTTTGGCGAGGACGGCAAGATGCAGTTTGGACTCAATGACACACAGGAGGAAACGGTGCTTGAACAAGGCAGCTCATCAAGCAAAATCGCCGTGCTTGAAGTGAATGGAACGATCGCCGATAATGGGGGTGCTTCAAGCCTGCTCGGGTCTGATGGGTATAATCACAGAGCATTCTTAAAAACGCTTGAAAAAGCAAAGGATGATTCCGCGGTAAAAGGGATTATTTTGCGCGTCAATTCTCCGGGAGGCGGAGTATACGAAAGCGCTGAGATACATAAGAAGCTTGAAGAAATCAAAAAGGAAACGAAAAAGCCGATCTACGTTTCCATGGGGTCTATGGCTGCATCAGGCGGCTATTATATTTCAACGGCAGCCGATAAAATTTACGCAGCCCCCGATACGCTCACAGGCTCTCTCGGGGTTATTATGGAAAGCCTGAACTACAGCGGACTTGCGGAAAAACTCGGACTGAAAACCGAAACGATTAAAAGCGGAGAATTTAAAGACATCATGTCTCCGACTCGCGACATGACGAAAAAAGAACGGGAAATCATGCAGGGCATGGTCGATGATGCATACGAAGGATTTGTAGATGTCATCGCTGACGGACGCCATATGTCGGAAAGCGATGTGAAGAAAATCGCCGACGGCCGTGTTTACGACGGACGCCAGGCGAAGAAGATCAATCTCGTTGATGAACTCGGCTACTATGAAGATGTGGTGAAAGCGATGAAAAAAGACCATAAAAGCATGGCGGGCGCATCCGTTGTCAGCTATAAAGAATCAACAGGCCTCTCATCGCTTTTATCTATGAGCGCCAACAAAATCTTTAAAAGCGAAGTGGACTTCTTAAACATTAAAGAAGCGATTTCGCAAGCAGGCGCACC
- a CDS encoding cysteine desulfurase family protein yields MIYLDNSSTTKPYQEILQIYEQVNQRFFGNPSSLHRHGVEADQLLTEARQQIKSALSLSRYDVVFTSGASEANNMALKGTALAHQHKGKHIITSSIEHPSVSESLEQLKEAFDFEVTYLPVDGQGFVSPEQLEKALRKDTILVSVMHVNNETGAIQPIEEIGRIVKEKSRAYFHVDYVQGINKVPLDITRSAIDLCTISGHKFHGLKGTGALILKEELTLFPLISGGEQQNNRRAGTENTAGAVSLAKAVNMSSKDYDDYIEEMKAAKSDMIRELKEIKGVILNTPETGSAPHIINFSVPGMKAEVLLHMLEERDIFVSTTSACSSKQHKPSKVLSAMGKGDEAAKSSIRVSLTYRDGRETVEPFMTALKESLHKLKGIMR; encoded by the coding sequence ATGATTTATCTTGATAACAGTTCGACAACCAAACCTTATCAGGAAATATTACAAATTTATGAACAAGTAAATCAGCGCTTCTTTGGCAATCCTTCGTCATTGCACCGCCATGGTGTTGAAGCAGATCAATTATTGACTGAGGCGAGACAGCAGATCAAATCGGCTCTGTCTCTCAGCCGCTATGATGTCGTATTTACATCAGGTGCATCAGAAGCCAACAATATGGCGCTCAAAGGAACGGCACTGGCTCATCAGCATAAGGGAAAACATATCATCACTTCTTCCATAGAACACCCTTCAGTCTCAGAATCATTGGAGCAGCTGAAGGAGGCGTTCGATTTTGAGGTCACATATCTCCCTGTTGACGGCCAGGGCTTTGTTTCACCCGAACAGTTGGAAAAAGCGCTTCGCAAAGATACGATTCTTGTCAGCGTTATGCATGTCAATAATGAAACAGGCGCCATTCAGCCGATAGAAGAAATCGGAAGAATCGTTAAAGAAAAGAGCCGTGCATACTTTCATGTTGATTATGTTCAAGGCATCAACAAGGTTCCTCTCGACATCACCCGTTCAGCGATTGACCTTTGCACGATCTCAGGCCATAAATTTCACGGGTTAAAAGGAACCGGCGCCCTTATACTAAAAGAGGAGCTTACGCTTTTTCCGTTAATCTCGGGCGGAGAACAGCAAAACAACCGAAGAGCCGGAACCGAAAACACCGCAGGCGCAGTTTCGCTTGCAAAAGCCGTCAACATGTCTTCAAAGGATTATGACGATTATATAGAAGAAATGAAAGCGGCAAAATCGGACATGATCAGAGAGCTAAAAGAGATAAAAGGTGTGATATTAAATACGCCGGAAACCGGCAGTGCGCCGCATATTATTAATTTCTCCGTTCCCGGAATGAAAGCTGAAGTTCTCTTGCATATGCTTGAAGAACGAGATATTTTTGTATCGACGACATCCGCATGTTCATCAAAACAGCATAAACCAAGCAAGGTGCTGTCAGCCATGGGCAAAGGGGACGAGGCCGCCAAAAGCAGCATCAGAGTCAGCCTGACTTACCGCGATGGCAGAGAAACAGTCGAGCCGTTTATGACGGCCTTAAAAGAAAGTTTACACAAATTAAAAGGAATTATGAGGTAG
- a CDS encoding acyl--CoA ligase yields the protein MRREDLIAPLKYNAVDEIEKFKASSNKTAFIWEDEAGRKLSWTYHDLIEKADKIGSVLTGKGLKKGDKLIVMMPRVLETYAVYMAILKAGMVVIPCSEMLRGKDLEYRIKHAGVKGAIVYSSFADSFREVESVGGLTAFSVGEGQEGWIDLSKEMDQANGAEFQAADTSRDDIAFISYTSGTTGQPKGVVHTHGWAYAHLRTTAAAWLAIEENDLVWATAGPGWQKWVWSPFLAVLGSGATGFVYHGKFDPETYLELMERYQINVLCCTPTEYRFMAKVNDLSTFDLSSVHSAVSAGEPLNREVIDTFKKHFHVDVRDGYGQTESTLLVGVLKGMEIKPGSMGKPTPGNIVDIVNVDGKVCAPNETGDIAVHLSTPALFKEYYQDPERTQHQRRGDYFITGDKGRKDEDGYFWFESRSDDIIISSGYTIGPFEVEDALIKHPEVKECAVVGSPDDIRGSIVKAYVVLKDMSRGDERLAKELQNHVKAMTAPYKYPREIEFIEELPKTPSAKIRRFELRQREIARKTKAE from the coding sequence TTGAGAAGAGAAGATTTGATAGCGCCGCTTAAGTACAATGCGGTTGATGAAATTGAAAAGTTTAAGGCTTCTTCAAATAAAACGGCTTTCATTTGGGAAGATGAAGCAGGGCGCAAATTGTCGTGGACCTATCATGATCTGATCGAAAAGGCGGATAAAATCGGCAGCGTTTTAACGGGGAAGGGACTGAAAAAAGGCGACAAGCTGATCGTGATGATGCCGCGCGTTTTGGAAACGTATGCTGTCTACATGGCGATTTTAAAAGCGGGAATGGTGGTCATCCCTTGCTCTGAAATGCTTCGGGGAAAAGACTTGGAATATAGAATCAAACATGCCGGTGTAAAGGGGGCAATTGTCTATTCGTCATTTGCCGATTCTTTCCGGGAAGTCGAGTCTGTCGGCGGGCTGACGGCATTTTCAGTCGGAGAAGGCCAAGAAGGATGGATCGATCTTTCTAAAGAAATGGACCAAGCAAACGGAGCGGAATTTCAAGCTGCGGATACATCCCGGGATGATATTGCATTTATTTCCTATACATCAGGCACGACAGGTCAGCCGAAAGGCGTCGTTCATACACACGGCTGGGCGTATGCCCATTTAAGAACGACGGCTGCCGCATGGCTTGCGATCGAAGAAAACGACCTCGTCTGGGCGACGGCTGGACCCGGATGGCAAAAATGGGTGTGGAGTCCCTTTTTAGCCGTACTGGGAAGCGGTGCGACAGGATTTGTCTATCATGGAAAATTCGATCCGGAAACCTATTTGGAGCTGATGGAGCGCTATCAAATCAATGTGCTGTGCTGCACCCCGACAGAGTACAGGTTTATGGCGAAGGTCAATGATTTGTCAACCTTTGATCTTTCATCCGTACATAGCGCGGTTTCAGCGGGTGAACCTTTAAACAGGGAAGTCATCGACACGTTTAAAAAGCATTTTCATGTGGATGTGCGCGACGGATACGGACAAACGGAGAGCACGCTGCTCGTCGGTGTGCTGAAAGGGATGGAAATCAAGCCTGGAAGCATGGGAAAACCGACTCCCGGAAACATCGTTGACATTGTGAACGTGGACGGGAAAGTCTGCGCCCCGAATGAAACGGGGGATATTGCCGTGCATTTGAGCACACCGGCTTTGTTTAAAGAATATTATCAAGATCCGGAAAGAACGCAACACCAAAGACGAGGGGATTATTTTATCACCGGGGATAAGGGCCGGAAAGATGAAGACGGGTATTTTTGGTTTGAAAGCCGCAGCGATGACATTATTATCAGTTCCGGCTACACGATCGGGCCCTTTGAAGTCGAAGATGCGCTCATCAAACATCCGGAGGTCAAAGAATGTGCGGTGGTCGGGAGCCCTGATGACATTAGGGGATCGATCGTCAAAGCGTACGTTGTCTTAAAGGATATGTCCCGTGGGGACGAACGCCTCGCAAAAGAATTGCAAAATCATGTGAAGGCCATGACCGCGCCTTATAAATATCCCCGGGAGATTGAATTCATTGAAGAATTGCCGAAAACGCCTTCAGCGAAGATCAGGCGTTTTGAACTCAGACAACGGGAAATCGCCCGTAAAACGAAAGCTGAATAA
- a CDS encoding NAD kinase — protein sequence MTDRRNIYFFYKKSEETDEQCNNLKQLAGEHGFRVVHHHEDANIIASIGGDGTFLQAVRKTNFRDDCLYVGIAKKGKAHLYADFNIHDTDKMIEATNSEQIEVRKYPLIDVTVDGTNRFQCLNEVSIRSSIIKTFVMDVFIDDLHFETFRGDGMIVSTPTGSTAYNKSVEGAVVDPLLPCIQVTELASLNNNTYRTLGSPFILSADRKLTLKIVQDGNDYPIIGLDNEAFSTMHVKEVEVSLSGKVIKTIKLKDNSFWEKVKRTFL from the coding sequence GTGACAGACCGCCGGAACATTTATTTCTTTTACAAAAAAAGCGAAGAAACCGACGAACAGTGCAACAATCTGAAACAGCTCGCGGGAGAACACGGATTTCGCGTCGTTCATCATCATGAGGATGCCAATATTATCGCAAGCATCGGCGGTGACGGCACCTTTTTGCAGGCGGTGCGAAAAACGAATTTCAGGGATGACTGCCTTTACGTGGGTATCGCGAAAAAGGGGAAAGCTCATTTATATGCGGATTTTAATATACATGACACCGATAAAATGATTGAAGCGACAAATTCCGAACAAATCGAAGTCAGAAAATATCCGCTGATTGATGTGACAGTCGACGGAACCAACCGTTTTCAGTGCCTGAACGAAGTCTCCATTCGCTCCAGCATCATCAAAACGTTTGTCATGGATGTGTTTATTGATGATCTTCATTTTGAAACATTTCGGGGAGACGGTATGATTGTCTCTACTCCTACGGGCAGCACCGCCTATAATAAATCTGTCGAAGGTGCCGTTGTCGATCCGCTCTTGCCTTGCATACAAGTCACAGAGCTCGCATCGCTCAACAACAACACTTACCGGACGCTGGGGTCTCCGTTTATTTTAAGCGCGGACCGCAAGCTGACGTTAAAAATCGTCCAGGACGGCAATGATTATCCGATCATCGGCCTTGATAACGAAGCCTTCAGCACGATGCATGTAAAAGAAGTCGAGGTCAGCCTTTCCGGCAAGGTGATCAAAACGATTAAATTAAAAGACAACTCATTCTGGGAAAAAGTAAAGCGCACATTCCTTTAA
- the thiI gene encoding tRNA uracil 4-sulfurtransferase ThiI, with protein MKYDYILIRFGEISTKGKNRRLFVDRLKRNMKMVLRDFKNIRYESTRDRMTLMLNGEDAEPVIARLKHVFGIQSFSLAVKCETNLDSIKETALASVQQQYKPGDTFKVSTKRAYKQFELNTNEMNAEIGGHILRNTDGLSVDVHSPDIHLRIEIREDATYLTFRDEKGAGGLPVGSGGKAMLMISGGIDSPVAGFYAMKRGLEIEAVHFFSPPYTSERAKQKVIDLTERLTAFGGDIKLHIVPFTKTQELIQKQIPENYSMTATRRLMLQIADKLRERHNALAIFTGESLGQVASQTLESMYAINAVTSTPVLRPLIGMDKTEIIEKAKEIDTYDISIRPYEDCCTIFTPTAPKTRPKKEKIEHFESYTDFEPLIQEAVEKTETIVLSSKKEAKDKFADFF; from the coding sequence ATGAAATACGATTACATTTTAATCCGCTTTGGTGAAATCTCAACAAAAGGAAAGAACAGACGGCTTTTTGTCGACCGGCTGAAAAGGAACATGAAAATGGTCCTCCGCGATTTTAAGAACATCCGTTATGAGTCAACCCGTGACAGAATGACCCTGATGTTAAACGGCGAGGATGCGGAGCCCGTCATCGCCCGCTTAAAGCATGTGTTCGGGATTCAGTCCTTCAGCCTCGCCGTCAAATGCGAGACAAACTTGGACAGCATAAAAGAGACGGCTCTCGCCTCTGTTCAACAGCAATACAAGCCTGGGGACACATTTAAAGTATCCACTAAAAGAGCCTATAAGCAGTTTGAATTAAACACGAATGAAATGAATGCCGAAATCGGCGGTCATATTTTGCGAAATACAGACGGCCTGTCCGTTGACGTTCACTCGCCTGATATCCATTTAAGGATCGAGATCAGAGAGGATGCCACTTATTTGACGTTCAGGGATGAAAAAGGCGCCGGAGGTCTGCCTGTCGGAAGCGGAGGAAAAGCGATGCTGATGATCTCGGGCGGGATTGACAGCCCTGTTGCCGGCTTCTACGCAATGAAGCGCGGACTTGAAATTGAAGCCGTCCACTTCTTCAGCCCGCCATACACAAGTGAACGGGCCAAGCAAAAAGTCATTGATCTGACCGAGCGTCTCACAGCGTTCGGCGGGGACATCAAGCTTCATATCGTTCCGTTTACAAAAACGCAGGAACTCATTCAAAAACAAATTCCGGAAAACTATTCGATGACTGCGACGCGCAGACTCATGCTGCAGATTGCAGACAAGCTTCGCGAACGGCATAATGCCCTGGCCATCTTTACCGGAGAAAGCCTCGGGCAAGTGGCAAGCCAGACGCTGGAGAGCATGTATGCCATCAATGCCGTTACGAGCACACCGGTTTTGCGGCCGCTGATCGGAATGGATAAAACAGAGATCATCGAAAAAGCGAAAGAAATCGACACGTATGATATCAGCATTCGTCCATATGAAGACTGCTGCACGATCTTTACTCCTACAGCGCCGAAAACACGCCCGAAAAAAGAAAAAATCGAGCACTTTGAAAGCTATACGGATTTTGAACCGCTCATTCAAGAAGCGGTCGAAAAAACGGAAACGATCGTATTAAGCAGCAAAAAAGAAGCGAAAGATAAATTTGCCGACTTTTTTTAA
- a CDS encoding MarR family transcriptional regulator, translating into MGRDSLRNIEKEIALLVRLTTAYSPRFGNLDRSEYLLLSELDKQSPLAINSLAETLMLNLSTASRQVSALERKKLIRRFPDPKNGRISLVEMTSEGIDTLNKVQRARYHVYTEVLQDWTKEELNTLETHLTRLNRDFKKWSK; encoded by the coding sequence TTGGGGCGTGACTCACTCCGGAACATCGAGAAGGAAATCGCGCTTTTGGTCCGTCTGACAACAGCTTACAGTCCGCGGTTTGGAAATCTGGACCGCTCGGAATATCTGCTGCTGAGTGAGCTTGATAAGCAAAGTCCTCTTGCCATCAACTCGCTGGCGGAAACTTTAATGCTGAACCTTTCGACAGCAAGCCGGCAGGTTTCCGCTTTGGAACGGAAAAAGCTCATCAGGCGTTTTCCCGATCCTAAAAACGGCCGGATCAGCCTTGTCGAAATGACTTCAGAAGGCATTGACACTCTGAACAAAGTGCAAAGAGCCCGCTATCATGTATACACCGAAGTTCTTCAAGACTGGACAAAAGAAGAGCTGAATACGTTGGAAACTCATTTAACCAGGCTGAATCGGGATTTTAAAAAGTGGAGCAAATAA